Proteins from a single region of Paenibacillus sp. BIHB 4019:
- a CDS encoding sugar ABC transporter substrate-binding protein: protein MKFGKSFVMGLLALLLMFMTACTSGSEGTSGGNNKPAASNAAGTTEPAAGEAKDYTFGEDQTFHSNEAVSYSMMYSDHENYPYKKDWRLWSAIQEKTNVTFDLSITARTEYENQKSLLVNSGDAPYIIPKTYDESAFVATGQIVPVSDWVQYMPNYMKAVKDWGMEEDLKAKLKEDGKYYVLPGMWEIAGGGYSYIIRKDVFEAAGVDVEGQQGNWTYEDFYAAMKKVKEHTGAKYVISDQFKGESALNITGVQYGVTGGWGLSNGLVFDHDKQQFVFADDSDDFKNYLGYFNKLVTEGIMDPETFTQEDDVAKAKFFKGDTYVISGIYQVLADFKSKMQDPNSELYMITQPGGPKGQLQVETSRLENGIMISQNALDDLGEEGFIKMLRFIDWFWYSNEGQMLSLWGVEGETYTLDAEGNVVLNPEIYYNGMNEGAAKQLNVDYGFAGGMFAYGGSEKLRMSKMTEGEQDFVSRVQATREARKLVPPIMSTTEENEQMKLISTPLMDFVKTMTLKFIIGQESFDKWDSYKAQVEANGSTRYTEMANDIFQKTKSVLGY from the coding sequence ATGAAATTTGGTAAATCATTTGTAATGGGATTGCTGGCGCTGCTGCTTATGTTTATGACGGCATGCACGTCTGGAAGCGAAGGGACTTCGGGCGGCAACAACAAGCCGGCTGCATCAAACGCGGCAGGCACGACCGAGCCGGCAGCGGGTGAAGCTAAGGATTATACTTTTGGGGAAGACCAGACGTTCCACTCCAATGAAGCGGTGTCCTACTCCATGATGTACAGCGACCATGAGAATTATCCTTATAAAAAGGACTGGAGACTATGGAGCGCGATTCAGGAAAAAACGAATGTAACCTTCGATTTGTCGATTACAGCTAGAACCGAATATGAAAATCAGAAGTCTTTGCTGGTAAATAGTGGAGACGCGCCTTATATTATTCCTAAGACGTATGATGAATCCGCTTTCGTGGCAACGGGCCAAATTGTACCCGTCAGTGATTGGGTGCAATACATGCCGAACTATATGAAAGCCGTGAAAGACTGGGGAATGGAAGAGGATTTGAAAGCCAAGCTGAAGGAAGACGGAAAATATTACGTCCTTCCAGGCATGTGGGAGATCGCTGGCGGCGGTTATTCCTATATTATACGCAAAGATGTGTTCGAAGCGGCAGGAGTAGACGTCGAGGGCCAGCAAGGAAATTGGACGTACGAGGATTTCTACGCAGCAATGAAGAAGGTTAAGGAGCATACGGGTGCAAAATACGTCATCTCCGACCAGTTCAAGGGCGAATCGGCTTTGAACATTACCGGTGTGCAGTATGGCGTTACAGGAGGCTGGGGTTTGTCTAACGGTCTGGTTTTTGACCATGATAAGCAGCAGTTCGTATTTGCCGATGACTCGGATGACTTCAAAAACTATCTTGGTTATTTCAATAAGCTGGTTACGGAAGGCATTATGGACCCTGAAACCTTTACACAAGAAGATGATGTGGCAAAAGCTAAATTTTTCAAAGGCGACACTTACGTCATAAGCGGGATCTATCAGGTACTGGCTGATTTCAAGAGCAAAATGCAAGATCCGAACAGCGAATTATATATGATTACCCAGCCCGGCGGGCCAAAAGGACAGCTTCAGGTCGAGACCTCCCGTTTGGAAAACGGCATTATGATCAGCCAGAATGCGCTTGATGATTTGGGCGAAGAAGGTTTTATTAAAATGCTTCGTTTCATAGACTGGTTCTGGTACTCCAATGAAGGACAAATGCTCAGCCTATGGGGCGTAGAAGGCGAGACGTATACGCTTGATGCGGAAGGAAATGTCGTGCTTAATCCGGAAATTTATTACAACGGGATGAATGAAGGAGCGGCAAAACAGCTGAACGTCGATTACGGCTTTGCCGGAGGGATGTTCGCCTACGGCGGCTCTGAGAAGCTGAGAATGTCCAAGATGACCGAAGGCGAGCAGGACTTCGTAAGCCGCGTTCAAGCGACACGGGAGGCGCGCAAGCTCGTACCGCCGATCATGTCCACTACAGAGGAAAATGAACAGATGAAATTGATCTCGACGCCGCTTATGGATTTCGTCAAGACGATGACCTTAAAGTTTATTATTGGCCAAGAAAGCTTCGACAAGTGGGATAGCTACAAGGCTCAGGTTGAAGCGAATGGCAGCACGCGTTATACGGAGATGGCAAATGATATTTTCCAGAAGACGAAAAGCGTCTTAGGCTATTAA
- a CDS encoding carbohydrate ABC transporter permease codes for MKRTSGFSTFNILNGLFMILVVIFTLYPFVYLVAQSFSSEAAIYAGKVTIFPVEFTTKTYEVILSKPDFFLYYWNTIVYSVIGTFIAVAATAVMSYPLSKEKLRLNKFFIPFVLFTMYFGGGLIPNYILIAKTLEMRDTIWAIVIPGAISAFNVILMKTFFAGLPGELEEAGRVDGLGVFGIFTRIILPLSKPILVTIMLFVIVGMWNNWFGPSLYLQSKEKWPIALYLKQIIDNAVSPTEIGATSEQTSQIAASVKSTAMVLTSLPIICIYPFVQRYFVQGMMIGAVKG; via the coding sequence GTGAAACGAACCTCGGGCTTTAGCACCTTTAACATCTTAAACGGATTATTTATGATTCTGGTTGTCATTTTTACCTTATATCCATTCGTCTATCTCGTGGCCCAGTCCTTCAGCTCGGAAGCTGCTATTTATGCGGGCAAGGTGACGATCTTTCCGGTGGAATTTACGACCAAAACCTATGAGGTCATCTTAAGCAAGCCTGATTTCTTCCTTTACTATTGGAATACGATTGTTTATTCGGTCATTGGCACGTTCATCGCGGTGGCGGCGACGGCTGTTATGTCGTATCCGCTTTCCAAAGAAAAGCTGCGCCTCAATAAATTTTTTATACCGTTCGTGCTGTTTACGATGTATTTTGGCGGCGGTCTCATCCCTAACTATATTCTGATTGCAAAAACGTTAGAAATGAGAGATACGATCTGGGCCATCGTCATTCCAGGGGCGATCAGCGCGTTCAATGTGATTTTGATGAAGACGTTTTTTGCTGGCTTGCCCGGTGAGTTGGAAGAGGCGGGGCGCGTCGATGGCTTAGGCGTGTTCGGCATTTTCACAAGAATTATTCTTCCATTATCCAAGCCGATTCTAGTCACCATTATGCTGTTCGTTATCGTCGGCATGTGGAACAACTGGTTCGGACCATCCCTCTATTTGCAGTCGAAGGAAAAATGGCCGATTGCCTTGTATTTGAAGCAAATTATCGACAACGCGGTCAGTCCGACTGAAATCGGGGCTACGTCCGAGCAGACAAGCCAAATCGCGGCAAGCGTCAAATCAACAGCTATGGTCCTGACCTCGCTGCCTATTATTTGCATCTATCCGTTTGTACAGCGGTATTTTGTGCAGGGAATGATGATCGGGGCTGTCAAAGGCTAA
- a CDS encoding glycoside hydrolase family 2 TIM barrel-domain containing protein encodes MNTKILFNDGWAFAKSGLDVAEHAGLRFDPVDLPHDWLIYNTLALYENSIGWYRKTFIRSRSDRELLLCFDGVYMDSTVYVNGQPVGEWKNGYASFEHNITSALIDGENEIVVKVVHQSPNSRWYSGAGIYRNVWLKERDNNYIVTGGVYVATKQQEGGTWLVEVETDVHLDEDVLLSHNILFQGRTIATASERVEAGRGVVTKNSQTLTVHDPFLWSTDEPNLYQITTRLQRELPEFGGEERCEDEGEKLEMLSQPLGFRSIILDPQQGLQVNGRKLKLNGVCEHHDFGALGAAFNIYALRRRFELLKAMGVNAIRTAHNMPAPELMDLADEMGLFVVTEAFDMWERSKTAYDNARFFKDWAYADVKSWVLRDRNHPSLLMWSIGNEIYDTHADERGQEITRMLMDYVLEFDPKHNARVTIGSNYMPWENAQKCADIVKVAGYNYAEKYYRKHHEEHPDWIIYGSETASVVQSRGIYHFPFEKSILADDDEQCSALGNSSTSWGAKSAEACILAERDTPFSLGQFLWTGFDYIGEPTPYHTKNSYFGQLDTATFPKDSYYIYQAAWTDYKTKPMVHLFPYWDFNAGQMIDVRVCSNAPKIELQFNGDTIGTYNIDHEHGTKLVGWWKVPYAEGEMKAIAYDEHGNVIATDVRASFGDATKLRLEADKAVLTANGTDLIFVEIGMLDDQGHSVDNANNRVHVEVTGAGRLLGLDNGDSTDFDPYKGTSRRLFSGKLMAIIGATLEPGKIRIEVSSKGMQAQVAEFESHPTSDVIDVNDVSLNGISANTSNQELACVTGEDEETPLRKIEMISGSGQIIDESTKEIVVRAKLWPENTSYRDVEWRAVTDEGIDSNIAKVEANGLEAKISAIGDGAFRLRCTSKNGTDKTKLISQLEFKAAGLGTAYKDPYGFISAGLYDYSKGEVGNGNERGVATSRDGETQVGFHDIDFGPYGSDTITMPIFALSSEAYTLQIWEGMPGVEGSSLVADVIYQKPSKWNVYQEETYRLTKRLRGITPICFVLRQKVHIKGFSFERQNRAFEQNAAASCDRVYGDTFTFADERVEGIGNNVSLEFAHMDFAGEGASKLVISGSSPIDKNTIHIRFAGENGESNQLVEFEKSEGYEERTFELEQVTGLQKVTFIFLPGSNFDFGWFRFLHL; translated from the coding sequence ATGAATACGAAAATACTTTTCAATGATGGATGGGCATTTGCCAAAAGCGGTCTGGACGTTGCCGAACATGCCGGGCTTCGCTTCGATCCGGTCGATCTTCCTCATGATTGGTTGATTTATAATACATTGGCGCTTTACGAGAATAGTATTGGCTGGTATCGCAAGACGTTTATAAGGTCGCGGAGTGATCGTGAGCTCTTGCTCTGCTTCGACGGCGTGTACATGGATTCTACCGTATACGTAAACGGCCAGCCTGTAGGCGAATGGAAAAATGGCTATGCATCCTTCGAGCACAATATCACGTCTGCGCTCATTGATGGGGAAAATGAAATCGTCGTGAAGGTGGTGCATCAGAGCCCGAACAGCCGCTGGTATTCGGGAGCAGGCATCTACCGCAACGTCTGGCTCAAGGAGCGGGACAACAATTACATCGTGACGGGCGGTGTTTATGTTGCAACCAAGCAGCAAGAGGGCGGCACTTGGCTAGTGGAAGTAGAAACGGACGTACATCTTGATGAAGATGTGCTGTTGTCGCATAATATCCTCTTTCAAGGGCGCACGATCGCAACCGCTTCGGAGCGGGTAGAGGCTGGACGCGGCGTTGTCACGAAAAATAGCCAAACGTTAACCGTTCATGATCCTTTCTTATGGAGTACGGACGAACCGAATTTGTATCAGATCACCACGCGATTGCAGCGGGAATTGCCGGAATTCGGCGGGGAAGAGCGCTGCGAAGATGAAGGTGAGAAATTGGAGATGCTCTCGCAGCCTTTGGGCTTCCGAAGCATTATTCTTGATCCGCAGCAGGGGCTTCAGGTCAACGGGAGAAAGCTGAAATTGAATGGGGTTTGCGAGCATCATGATTTTGGTGCGTTAGGAGCAGCATTCAACATCTATGCGCTGCGAAGAAGATTTGAGCTGCTCAAGGCGATGGGTGTGAACGCCATTCGCACAGCGCATAATATGCCAGCTCCAGAGCTCATGGATTTGGCGGATGAAATGGGACTATTCGTCGTTACGGAAGCTTTCGATATGTGGGAGCGATCCAAGACGGCTTACGATAACGCAAGGTTTTTTAAGGATTGGGCGTATGCGGATGTAAAAAGCTGGGTGCTCCGCGATCGGAATCATCCAAGCCTGCTCATGTGGAGCATCGGCAATGAAATTTACGATACGCATGCCGACGAGCGAGGACAGGAAATAACCAGAATGCTCATGGACTATGTATTGGAGTTCGATCCGAAGCACAATGCCCGGGTTACGATTGGCTCGAATTATATGCCGTGGGAAAATGCGCAGAAATGCGCCGATATCGTAAAGGTTGCGGGCTATAACTACGCGGAAAAATATTATCGCAAGCATCATGAGGAGCATCCGGATTGGATCATCTACGGCAGCGAGACCGCATCGGTCGTCCAGAGCAGAGGGATTTATCATTTCCCATTCGAAAAATCAATTCTTGCCGACGATGATGAGCAATGCTCGGCCCTGGGGAACAGCTCGACAAGCTGGGGCGCCAAGTCGGCGGAGGCTTGTATTTTGGCGGAGCGGGATACGCCGTTTTCGCTTGGCCAGTTTTTATGGACGGGATTCGATTATATCGGAGAGCCGACGCCGTATCATACGAAAAATTCCTATTTTGGCCAGCTAGATACGGCTACATTCCCGAAGGATTCCTATTACATCTACCAGGCGGCTTGGACAGATTATAAAACGAAGCCGATGGTCCATCTCTTCCCGTATTGGGATTTTAATGCGGGGCAAATGATCGATGTCAGGGTTTGTTCGAATGCCCCGAAGATTGAATTGCAGTTTAATGGGGATACGATTGGAACTTACAATATTGATCACGAGCATGGAACAAAGCTTGTGGGTTGGTGGAAGGTGCCTTATGCGGAAGGGGAAATGAAGGCTATCGCCTATGACGAGCATGGCAACGTAATCGCAACCGATGTTCGAGCCTCGTTTGGGGATGCGACAAAGCTTCGTCTTGAGGCCGATAAAGCGGTGCTGACGGCGAACGGTACAGATTTGATTTTTGTGGAAATTGGTATGCTGGATGATCAGGGGCATTCGGTAGACAACGCGAACAATCGTGTTCACGTCGAGGTGACAGGCGCAGGCCGATTGCTTGGGCTTGATAATGGCGACAGCACGGATTTTGATCCGTATAAGGGAACAAGCAGAAGATTGTTCAGCGGCAAGCTGATGGCGATTATCGGGGCGACGCTTGAGCCGGGGAAAATCCGAATCGAGGTTTCCTCCAAGGGGATGCAAGCTCAGGTGGCGGAATTTGAGTCGCACCCTACAAGCGATGTGATCGATGTGAACGATGTAAGCTTGAACGGCATTTCAGCAAATACGAGCAATCAAGAGCTGGCATGCGTGACGGGAGAGGATGAGGAAACGCCGCTTCGAAAAATCGAAATGATTAGCGGCTCTGGGCAAATCATAGATGAATCGACCAAAGAAATCGTTGTTCGAGCTAAGCTATGGCCGGAAAATACGTCGTATCGAGACGTGGAATGGCGTGCCGTAACGGACGAAGGGATTGATTCAAATATTGCCAAGGTCGAAGCGAATGGGCTTGAGGCGAAAATATCCGCTATCGGCGACGGTGCCTTCCGTCTGCGTTGTACAAGTAAGAACGGCACGGACAAGACGAAGCTGATTTCCCAGCTTGAGTTTAAGGCAGCAGGTCTCGGAACTGCTTACAAGGACCCGTATGGCTTCATCTCGGCTGGGCTTTACGATTACAGTAAAGGCGAGGTTGGGAACGGCAACGAAAGAGGCGTAGCGACAAGCCGGGATGGCGAGACGCAAGTAGGCTTCCACGATATCGACTTCGGCCCGTATGGCTCCGATACCATTACGATGCCGATCTTCGCCTTGTCCAGCGAGGCGTATACGCTGCAAATTTGGGAAGGGATGCCCGGTGTGGAGGGAAGCAGCTTAGTTGCCGACGTCATCTATCAGAAGCCGTCCAAGTGGAACGTCTATCAGGAAGAAACGTATCGTCTGACCAAGAGGCTTCGCGGCATAACGCCGATTTGCTTCGTGCTTCGCCAGAAGGTGCATATTAAAGGATTTTCTTTTGAACGCCAAAATAGGGCTTTCGAGCAAAATGCGGCAGCCTCCTGCGATCGGGTATATGGCGATACCTTTACCTTCGCAGATGAGCGTGTGGAAGGCATCGGCAATAATGTTTCACTCGAATTTGCACATATGGATTTTGCGGGTGAAGGCGCTTCGAAGCTAGTCATCAGTGGGAGCTCGCCGATTGACAAAAATACGATCCATATTCGATTCGCTGGCGAGAACGGCGAAAGCAATCAGCTCGTCGAATTCGAGAAGTCGGAGGGATACGAAGAACGGACATTTGAATTGGAGCAGGTCACAGGACTGCAGAAGGTGACCTTCATCTTTCTGCCGGGCAGCAACTTCGACTTTGGCTGGTTCCGCTTTTTGCATCTATAA